A single region of the Arcobacter lacus genome encodes:
- the rsmA gene encoding 16S rRNA (adenine(1518)-N(6)/adenine(1519)-N(6))-dimethyltransferase RsmA: MEKVKAKKQYGQNFLKDSTILDKIIQSMPNNNNHIVEIGPGLGDLTKNLVKYKDLTAYEVDTDLIGILKSKFAIEIKEGKLKLIHTDVLEAWDKLKNLHNGKYDLISNLPYYIATNIILRAFEDELCEHIIVMVQKEVAEKFTAKTNDKEYSSLGIITELISINSKILFDVPAEAFDPPPKVTSSILYIKKDISKIFDKDFNKFLKACFIQPRKKLSKNLTTIFDKNIISEIYKELNINDNVRPHEVSSSLYSQMYTKVKNGRNK, from the coding sequence ATGGAAAAAGTTAAAGCAAAAAAACAATACGGACAAAACTTTTTAAAAGATTCGACTATTTTGGATAAAATCATCCAATCGATGCCCAACAACAATAATCATATAGTTGAAATTGGGCCTGGATTAGGTGATTTGACCAAAAATTTAGTCAAGTACAAAGATTTAACTGCTTATGAAGTTGATACTGATTTAATCGGTATCTTAAAGTCTAAATTTGCAATAGAAATTAAAGAAGGTAAACTAAAACTGATCCACACTGATGTTTTAGAGGCTTGGGATAAGCTAAAAAACCTACATAATGGTAAATATGATTTAATATCAAACTTACCATACTATATTGCAACAAATATTATTTTAAGAGCATTTGAAGATGAACTATGTGAGCATATTATTGTTATGGTTCAAAAAGAGGTAGCAGAAAAATTTACTGCAAAAACAAATGATAAGGAATATTCATCTTTAGGTATAATAACTGAGTTAATTTCTATTAATTCTAAAATACTTTTTGATGTTCCTGCTGAAGCATTTGACCCACCTCCAAAAGTTACTTCTTCAATTCTTTATATCAAAAAAGATATATCAAAGATTTTTGATAAAGATTTTAATAAATTTTTAAAGGCCTGTTTTATTCAGCCAAGGAAGAAATTGTCTAAAAATCTTACAACTATTTTTGATAAAAATATCATTTCTGAAATCTATAAAGAGCTAAATATAAATGATAATGTTAGACCTCATGAAGTAAGTTCGTCTTTGTATAGCCAAATGTATACAAAGGTAAAAAATGGAAGAAATAAATAA
- a CDS encoding replication-associated recombination protein A translates to MIDLSNKLRPTSLETFVGQSHIISKDKALYKLIKQKDIPHLFFYGKPGTGKTTLAKIIAKEIGTDYYYFNATSIKVEDLRKVFDKYKGALIKPLIFIDEVHRLSKNQQEVLLPIMENYDAIIIGASTENPFFTLTNAIRSRSFLYEFKPFTKYEMNKILYIALKDIDINISDEAKEYLIISSSGDARAMLTLLNFSYKVSKDINIDLLKELRENVIGDGVSSSDTHYDLASAMIKSLRGSNIDAALYYMARLINGGESVDFITRRLVIFASEDIGNANPNALNLAVNTMMACNKIGYPESRIMLSQCAIYLASSPKSNSAYKAINKALEQIKNGKILDIPKHLDSQHIGYLYPHDFGGYVEQEYLKEDLNLYQSSNIGFEKTLNDWIEKIKNKD, encoded by the coding sequence ATGATAGATCTATCTAATAAACTTAGACCAACAAGTTTAGAAACTTTTGTTGGTCAATCTCATATTATCTCAAAAGATAAAGCTTTATATAAATTAATCAAACAAAAAGATATTCCACATCTATTTTTTTATGGTAAACCTGGAACTGGGAAAACAACTTTAGCAAAAATTATTGCAAAAGAGATAGGAACAGATTACTATTATTTTAATGCAACATCTATTAAAGTAGAAGACTTACGAAAAGTATTTGATAAATATAAAGGTGCGTTAATTAAACCTTTAATTTTTATAGATGAAGTTCATAGATTATCAAAAAATCAACAAGAAGTTTTACTTCCAATAATGGAAAACTATGATGCAATTATCATTGGAGCTAGTACAGAAAACCCATTTTTTACTTTAACAAATGCTATTCGTTCAAGATCTTTTTTATATGAATTTAAACCATTTACAAAATATGAAATGAATAAAATTCTTTATATTGCTTTAAAAGATATTGATATAAATATAAGTGATGAAGCAAAAGAGTATTTGATAATTTCCAGTTCTGGAGATGCAAGAGCAATGTTAACACTTTTAAATTTTTCATATAAAGTATCAAAAGATATTAATATTGATTTATTAAAAGAGTTAAGAGAAAATGTAATAGGGGATGGAGTTTCATCTTCTGATACTCACTATGATTTAGCCAGTGCAATGATAAAATCTCTAAGAGGTTCAAATATTGATGCAGCACTTTATTATATGGCAAGATTAATAAATGGTGGAGAAAGTGTAGATTTCATAACTAGAAGACTTGTAATATTTGCAAGTGAAGATATAGGAAATGCAAATCCTAATGCTTTAAACCTTGCAGTAAATACTATGATGGCCTGTAATAAAATAGGTTATCCAGAATCAAGAATTATGCTTTCACAGTGTGCAATTTATCTCGCATCAAGTCCAAAATCAAATAGTGCTTATAAAGCTATAAATAAAGCTCTAGAACAAATAAAAAATGGTAAGATACTAGATATACCTAAACATTTAGATTCGCAGCATATAGGCTATTTATATCCTCATGATTTTGGTGGATATGTTGAACAAGAATATTTGAAAGAAGATTTAAATCTTTATCAAAGTTCAAATATTGGTTTTGAAAAAACTCTAAATGATTGGATAGAAAAAATAAAAAACAAGGATTAA
- the asnB gene encoding asparagine synthase (glutamine-hydrolyzing) has translation MCGIIGANFISDKFDKSLEFLHHRGPDFQNSIKIENKQFGHTRLAIIDLDEEANQPMIFDDVLLVFNGEIYNYKELIHVEHLECKTKSDSEVLIRLYQKYGFDFLNKLNGMFSFCIYDMKKDLYFCARDRYGKKPFFYYFKDNKFIFSSSVKSILNLLDYKPNLNKVALSKYMQYFVSFGEDSFYQDIFKLEASTYMIYEPNKAHELQKKKYYKINTYKAIKDEKQALNDIEELLFKSVEYRLNSDVEVASLLSGGIDSSLISALYTKISGKKINTFSIGYDEYKNYCELDYAQITASHINSNHHPVEINQKEYINYFEQTLDMLEEPHGDSAAIPLNILTKQIHKAGIKTVLSGEGSDEIFLGYDNYAKFLKYYEFEKSLSNEQNLFLNDIIGALQNNTKESEYLRRIVKKQNLYNSFGEIYTDIQRKRLFKKVPSYKSETAKQDPVDWMSYIDLKIWLGESLLSKVDRISMGNSLEVRTPFLDVNLVNYMFSVESEIKVGDTNKYLLKKIASKYIPETIINRTKKGFNSPFNEWLNKEYKNKILEVIVEVNNQTNLFNHEYILHIYELSKSNKFKQHLYSLFVFSLWYKKEYL, from the coding sequence ATGTGTGGAATTATTGGAGCAAATTTTATATCAGATAAATTTGATAAATCATTAGAATTTTTACATCATAGAGGTCCTGATTTTCAAAATTCAATTAAGATAGAAAATAAACAATTTGGACATACAAGACTTGCAATAATTGATTTAGATGAAGAAGCAAATCAACCAATGATATTTGATGATGTTTTGCTTGTATTTAATGGAGAGATTTACAATTATAAAGAATTGATTCACGTGGAACATTTAGAGTGTAAAACAAAAAGTGATAGTGAAGTATTAATCAGACTTTATCAAAAGTATGGATTTGATTTTTTAAATAAATTAAATGGAATGTTTTCTTTTTGTATTTATGATATGAAAAAAGATTTATATTTTTGTGCAAGAGATAGATATGGTAAAAAACCATTTTTTTACTATTTTAAAGATAATAAGTTTATATTTTCATCAAGTGTAAAATCAATTTTAAATTTACTTGATTATAAACCAAATCTAAATAAAGTTGCTCTTTCTAAATATATGCAATATTTTGTATCTTTTGGTGAAGATTCTTTCTATCAAGACATTTTTAAACTTGAAGCTTCTACATATATGATTTATGAGCCAAATAAAGCCCACGAGCTTCAAAAGAAGAAATATTATAAGATAAACACCTATAAAGCTATAAAAGATGAAAAACAAGCTTTAAATGATATTGAGGAGCTTTTATTTAAAAGTGTTGAGTATAGATTAAATAGTGATGTTGAAGTTGCTTCACTTTTGAGTGGTGGAATTGATAGTTCATTGATATCTGCACTTTATACAAAAATTTCTGGAAAAAAAATAAATACCTTTAGTATTGGTTATGATGAATATAAAAATTATTGTGAGTTAGATTATGCACAAATTACAGCAAGTCATATAAACTCAAATCATCATCCAGTAGAAATAAATCAAAAAGAGTATATCAATTATTTTGAGCAAACACTTGATATGTTAGAAGAGCCTCATGGAGATAGTGCAGCAATTCCTTTAAATATCTTAACAAAACAGATACATAAAGCTGGAATAAAAACTGTATTGTCAGGTGAAGGAAGTGATGAAATATTTTTAGGTTATGATAATTATGCAAAGTTTTTAAAATATTATGAGTTTGAAAAGAGTTTATCAAATGAACAAAATCTTTTTTTAAATGATATTATTGGAGCCTTACAAAATAATACAAAAGAGAGTGAATATTTAAGAAGAATTGTAAAAAAACAAAATCTATATAACTCTTTTGGAGAAATTTATACAGATATTCAAAGAAAGAGATTATTTAAGAAAGTTCCTTCATATAAAAGTGAAACAGCAAAACAAGATCCAGTTGATTGGATGAGTTATATTGATTTAAAAATATGGCTAGGTGAATCTCTTTTATCAAAAGTTGATAGAATATCTATGGGAAACTCTTTAGAAGTTAGAACGCCTTTTCTTGACGTTAATTTAGTAAATTATATGTTTAGTGTTGAATCAGAGATAAAAGTTGGTGATACAAATAAATATTTACTCAAAAAAATAGCTTCAAAATACATCCCTGAAACGATAATAAATCGAACAAAAAAAGGATTCAATTCACCTTTTAATGAGTGGTTAAATAAAGAGTATAAAAATAAGATTCTTGAAGTAATAGTTGAAGTAAATAATCAAACAAATTTATTTAATCATGAATATATTTTGCATATTTATGAGCTTTCAAAATCAAATAAATTTAAACAACATCTTTATTCTCTTTTTGTTTTTTCTTTATGGTATAAGAAAGAATATTTGTAG
- a CDS encoding ribonuclease J translates to MEEINKEEFTVVIKNENSSNVEEGTTTKKPPFKKRKPKPKTPKDNLTNPNNNQKSGEGWVSDLKKAYLINEKIHKDRLNPHYKLNLNTSAKIKITPLGGLDEIGGNMMVVETENEALIVDVGMSFPDGEMHGVDILIPDFTYIREIKDKIVGVIITHGHEDHIGAMPYLFKEMQFPVYGTSLPLEMIGSKFDEHKMREHRGYFRAISKRTPIKIGNDFEVEWMHITHSIIDSSAVAIKTEAGTMIHTGDFKIDHTPIDGFPTDLHRLAHYGEEGVLVLTSDSTNSHSPGFTRTEKTVGPTFDKIFSSAKGRVVMSTFSSNIHRVAQAIEKALIYGRKICVIGRSMEKNLEIAMNLGYIKFPRDQFIEAHEVNKYNDKEVLIVTTGSQGESMSALYRMAIHEHRHIKIKPEDQIILSSKAIPGNEASVSEIINHLLKAGAKVAYQDFPDIHVSGHAGQEEQKLMLRLVKPKFFLPVHGEYNHALKHGQTGVDCGVLERNVYIMSDGEQIEVTPKYLKKVKTVKSGKVYIDNQLNHRISDDVVLDRQTMAKEGIVMIVAQINENDRTLAQKPKVSSFGLVSDKQDKYFVKEIEDILGIFLENVKPGILKNNRILEDELRKVVRKHCTRKYKKYPMIVPTIFVQ, encoded by the coding sequence ATGGAAGAAATAAATAAAGAAGAATTCACAGTTGTAATAAAAAATGAAAATAGTTCAAATGTAGAAGAAGGAACTACTACTAAAAAACCTCCTTTTAAAAAAAGAAAACCTAAACCAAAAACTCCAAAGGATAATTTAACTAATCCTAATAATAATCAGAAAAGTGGAGAAGGTTGGGTAAGTGATCTTAAAAAAGCATATTTAATAAATGAAAAAATTCATAAAGATAGATTAAATCCTCACTATAAATTAAATCTAAATACAAGTGCCAAAATAAAAATCACTCCTCTTGGTGGTTTAGATGAAATTGGTGGAAATATGATGGTTGTTGAAACTGAAAATGAAGCACTAATTGTAGATGTTGGTATGAGTTTTCCTGATGGTGAAATGCATGGAGTTGATATTTTAATCCCTGATTTTACTTATATTAGAGAGATTAAAGATAAAATTGTTGGTGTTATTATTACACACGGACATGAGGATCATATTGGTGCAATGCCATATCTATTTAAAGAGATGCAATTCCCAGTTTATGGAACTTCATTACCTCTTGAAATGATTGGTTCAAAATTTGATGAACATAAAATGAGAGAGCATAGAGGATATTTTAGAGCAATTTCAAAAAGAACTCCAATAAAAATAGGAAATGATTTTGAAGTAGAGTGGATGCATATTACTCACTCAATTATTGATTCATCAGCAGTTGCTATTAAAACAGAAGCTGGAACAATGATTCACACAGGCGATTTTAAAATAGATCATACTCCAATAGATGGATTTCCTACAGATTTACATAGACTTGCTCATTATGGAGAAGAGGGTGTTTTAGTTTTAACTTCTGATTCAACAAACTCTCATTCACCTGGTTTTACAAGAACAGAAAAAACTGTTGGACCAACTTTTGATAAAATCTTTTCTAGTGCAAAAGGTAGAGTTGTGATGTCAACTTTCTCTTCAAATATTCACAGAGTTGCACAAGCTATTGAAAAAGCACTAATTTATGGAAGAAAAATCTGTGTAATTGGACGATCTATGGAAAAGAATTTAGAAATAGCTATGAATTTAGGTTATATCAAATTCCCAAGAGATCAATTTATAGAAGCTCACGAAGTAAATAAATATAATGATAAAGAAGTTTTAATTGTAACAACAGGTAGTCAAGGTGAATCAATGAGTGCTTTATATAGAATGGCAATTCATGAACATAGACATATTAAAATTAAACCAGAAGATCAAATTATACTTTCATCTAAAGCAATTCCAGGAAATGAAGCAAGTGTTTCTGAAATTATAAATCACTTATTAAAAGCTGGTGCAAAAGTTGCTTATCAAGACTTCCCAGATATTCACGTTTCAGGACATGCTGGACAAGAAGAACAAAAACTTATGCTAAGACTAGTTAAACCAAAATTCTTTTTACCAGTTCATGGTGAATATAATCATGCTTTAAAACATGGTCAAACTGGAGTTGATTGTGGTGTATTAGAAAGAAACGTTTATATTATGAGTGATGGAGAACAAATCGAAGTTACTCCAAAATATCTTAAAAAAGTAAAAACAGTTAAATCTGGAAAAGTTTATATAGACAATCAATTAAATCATAGAATTTCTGATGATGTAGTTTTAGATAGACAAACTATGGCTAAAGAAGGTATCGTTATGATTGTAGCTCAAATTAATGAAAATGATAGAACATTAGCTCAGAAGCCAAAAGTTTCGTCATTTGGATTGGTTTCTGATAAACAAGATAAATATTTTGTAAAAGAGATTGAAGATATTTTAGGTATATTCTTAGAAAATGTTAAACCTGGTATTCTAAAAAATAATAGAATTTTAGAAGATGAATTAAGAAAAGTTGTAAGAAAACATTGTACTAGAAAATATAAAAAATATCCGATGATTGTTCCTACTATATTTGTACAATAA
- a CDS encoding pseudouridine synthase: MKKETKKSTTKVEEPKFELIRLNKFLSHNSNYSRREADKLIEEGKIRVNNKVVTDLATKVKSTDKIEIGKKLIKEEKNKLYTVIVYNKPKGEIVSKKDPQGRKTIYDGLEHKYKHFLSVGRLDYSSEGLLLLSDSVDIVNALMHSDLERVYKIKLNGIITPAVEQAMQSGITIEDATSGAYKGTKIKSMSFAPFLAYDIQTNGTKHSKIKVVINEGKNRELRRFFAHFNLDVLDLKRLEYGGISLNNLPTGKSRYLTKEEYKNLRIFMNEDDRSI, translated from the coding sequence ATGAAAAAAGAGACAAAAAAATCTACAACAAAAGTAGAAGAACCAAAGTTTGAATTAATTAGATTAAATAAATTCTTATCACATAATAGTAATTATTCAAGAAGAGAAGCAGATAAACTAATAGAAGAGGGCAAAATTAGAGTAAACAATAAAGTTGTTACAGATTTAGCCACAAAAGTAAAGTCTACTGATAAAATTGAAATTGGTAAAAAACTTATCAAAGAAGAAAAAAACAAGTTATATACAGTTATTGTTTATAATAAACCTAAAGGTGAAATTGTTTCAAAAAAAGATCCACAAGGAAGAAAAACAATCTATGATGGTTTAGAACATAAATATAAACACTTTTTAAGTGTTGGTAGACTTGACTATTCTAGTGAAGGATTACTTCTTTTATCTGATAGTGTTGATATAGTAAATGCTTTAATGCACTCAGATTTAGAAAGGGTGTATAAAATCAAATTAAATGGTATTATTACGCCTGCAGTTGAACAAGCAATGCAAAGTGGTATTACAATCGAAGATGCGACTTCAGGAGCTTATAAAGGTACTAAAATCAAATCTATGAGCTTTGCTCCTTTTTTAGCTTATGATATTCAAACAAATGGAACAAAACACTCTAAAATTAAAGTTGTTATAAATGAAGGGAAAAACAGAGAATTAAGAAGATTCTTTGCTCATTTTAATCTTGATGTTTTAGATTTAAAAAGATTAGAATATGGTGGAATATCTTTAAATAATCTTCCAACAGGTAAATCAAGATATCTAACAAAAGAAGAATATAAAAATCTTAGAATTTTTATGAACGAAGATGATAGATCTATCTAA
- a CDS encoding PhoH family protein: MFDKYYVLDTNILLEDATNIYKLSQDGKNLIILAETVLDEIDTKKSGFDEINFQAREFARILEDSNIISSTKKDLYKIIRLKINNKDTVIDIISKDEYEINSKNVSLNIINDRKILEISTFANTYYKHKVEFISLDIMARTRAISLDIKTNSLLGKDKDIFDLDFIKYIDIDFEDLEYLDNEEIIKFDKEYKPYNFSYCFKVRHSDQVLLANIQNKKIKLLDEVEIRDQVITPLNKEQLFFSDAIINHFYNVLIIEAKAGSGKTLLALSGALKLVRQKFFQKIIYIRNSIESLDKGEDVGYLPGLEEKFKIYNHPLMDSLDYIIRTEHKRKRNKKAPDVVFQQLDDSEVTARIEQMISNYGIETMWVGEMRGRTLSNSFIIIDEAQNMSNKTMQMVLSRIDSSCKVVVLGSNKQIDNFYVNKYTNALTTLLKSTKNEDNLVNIFAIKLEKVLRGPITEWAEQIFSK; the protein is encoded by the coding sequence ATGTTTGATAAATACTATGTTCTAGATACAAATATCTTACTTGAAGATGCTACAAATATTTATAAATTATCTCAAGATGGAAAAAATTTAATTATCTTAGCAGAAACTGTACTTGATGAAATAGATACAAAAAAAAGTGGTTTTGATGAGATAAATTTTCAAGCAAGAGAGTTTGCAAGAATACTTGAAGATTCTAATATCATCAGTTCTACAAAAAAAGATTTATATAAAATCATAAGATTAAAAATAAATAATAAAGATACTGTTATTGATATAATCTCAAAAGATGAATATGAAATTAATAGTAAGAATGTATCATTAAATATCATAAATGATAGAAAAATACTTGAGATTTCAACTTTTGCAAATACTTATTATAAACATAAAGTTGAATTTATCTCTCTTGATATTATGGCTAGAACAAGAGCCATTTCTCTAGATATAAAAACTAATTCTCTATTAGGTAAAGATAAAGATATTTTTGATTTAGATTTTATTAAATATATAGATATAGATTTTGAAGATTTAGAATATCTTGATAATGAAGAGATAATAAAATTTGACAAAGAGTATAAACCTTATAACTTTTCATATTGTTTTAAAGTAAGACATTCTGATCAAGTACTTTTAGCAAATATCCAAAATAAAAAAATAAAATTACTTGATGAAGTAGAAATTAGAGATCAAGTTATAACGCCTTTAAATAAAGAACAACTTTTTTTTAGTGATGCTATAATAAATCATTTTTACAATGTTTTGATTATAGAAGCAAAAGCTGGAAGTGGAAAAACTTTGCTTGCATTAAGTGGTGCTCTAAAACTAGTAAGGCAAAAGTTTTTTCAAAAGATTATATATATTAGAAACTCTATTGAATCACTTGATAAAGGTGAAGATGTTGGTTATTTACCTGGACTTGAAGAAAAATTTAAAATCTATAATCATCCTTTGATGGATAGTTTAGATTACATTATAAGAACTGAACATAAAAGAAAAAGAAATAAAAAAGCTCCCGATGTAGTTTTTCAACAACTTGATGATAGTGAAGTTACTGCTAGAATAGAGCAGATGATATCAAACTATGGAATAGAAACTATGTGGGTAGGAGAAATGAGAGGAAGAACTCTATCAAACTCATTTATCATTATTGATGAAGCTCAGAATATGTCAAATAAAACTATGCAAATGGTTCTATCAAGAATAGATAGCAGTTGTAAAGTTGTAGTTCTTGGTTCAAATAAACAAATAGATAATTTCTATGTAAATAAATACACAAATGCTTTAACTACACTTTTAAAATCAACTAAAAACGAAGATAACCTTGTAAATATCTTCGCAATAAAATTAGAAAAAGTTTTAAGAGGTCCTATTACTGAGTGGGCTGAACAAATCTTCTCAAAATAA
- a CDS encoding KpsF/GutQ family sugar-phosphate isomerase, which produces MNFKEIVRDVLLTEAKELEKTANKISFDIEKAIDLIVNSKGKLIVTGVGKSGLVGAKIAATLASTGTSSFFLHPTEAMHGDLGMIGKDDIVLGISYSGESEELIQILPHLKRLNIPLIAMAKSENSTLAKYADVFINIAVDKEACPLDTAPTSSTTLTMAMGDALAVCLMKKRDFKKEDFASFHPGGSLGKKLFVKVDDLLKKDNLPTVSRETKLKDAIIVMSEGRVGNVIIVDENRTVYGVLSDGDLRRALMNENFSINCNVEDIATLNPKTLKNKDLLASDALQIIENYKIQLLIVTDENNKLIGLLHIHDLIEAGIK; this is translated from the coding sequence ATGAATTTTAAAGAGATAGTTAGAGATGTTTTATTAACTGAAGCAAAAGAGTTAGAAAAAACAGCAAATAAAATATCTTTTGATATAGAAAAAGCTATTGATTTAATTGTAAATTCAAAAGGTAAATTAATAGTGACTGGTGTTGGAAAATCTGGTCTTGTTGGAGCAAAGATTGCTGCAACACTAGCAAGTACAGGAACTAGTTCATTTTTTCTTCATCCAACAGAAGCTATGCATGGCGATTTGGGAATGATTGGAAAAGATGATATTGTCCTTGGTATTTCATACAGTGGAGAGAGTGAAGAATTAATCCAAATTTTGCCACACTTAAAAAGACTTAATATTCCTTTGATTGCTATGGCAAAAAGTGAAAACTCAACTTTAGCAAAATATGCAGATGTTTTTATAAATATTGCTGTTGACAAAGAAGCATGTCCTTTAGATACTGCTCCAACTTCTTCTACAACATTGACTATGGCAATGGGAGATGCTCTTGCAGTTTGCCTTATGAAAAAAAGAGATTTTAAAAAAGAGGATTTTGCATCTTTTCATCCAGGTGGAAGTCTTGGCAAAAAACTTTTTGTTAAAGTTGATGATTTATTAAAAAAAGATAACCTTCCTACAGTTTCACGTGAAACAAAACTTAAAGATGCAATTATCGTTATGAGTGAAGGAAGAGTTGGAAATGTAATTATAGTTGATGAAAATAGAACGGTATATGGAGTTTTAAGTGATGGAGATTTAAGAAGAGCACTTATGAATGAAAACTTTTCTATCAATTGTAATGTTGAAGATATTGCTACTCTAAATCCAAAAACTTTAAAAAATAAAGATTTACTTGCAAGTGATGCACTTCAAATCATTGAAAATTATAAAATACAATTATTAATTGTAACAGATGAAAATAATAAACTAATTGGTTTATTACATATCCATGACCTAATAGAAGCTGGTATAAAATGA
- the hemJ gene encoding protoporphyrinogen oxidase HemJ: MEYYTWMLSLHIIAVLSWMAMLFYLPRLFVYHIENIDKKEFVEVVKIQEYKIYYYIGHPAMLVTIISGISMLAINPSLFQFGWMYAKITAIILLIIYSLSLAKYRKQLADDCCTKDGKFFRMYNEMPTMLAILIVTYVITKSFSIIFTLLIILLFTFISYKILKPKKVKADV; the protein is encoded by the coding sequence ATGGAATATTACACTTGGATGTTAAGCTTACATATTATTGCTGTTTTATCTTGGATGGCAATGTTATTTTATCTTCCAAGACTTTTTGTTTATCATATAGAAAATATTGATAAAAAAGAGTTTGTAGAAGTAGTGAAAATTCAAGAATACAAAATCTATTATTACATAGGTCACCCTGCGATGTTAGTAACAATTATTTCAGGTATCTCAATGTTAGCAATAAATCCTTCTTTATTCCAATTTGGTTGGATGTATGCAAAAATAACTGCTATTATTTTACTTATTATTTACTCTTTGTCTTTAGCAAAATATAGAAAACAATTAGCAGATGATTGCTGTACAAAAGATGGAAAGTTTTTTAGAATGTACAATGAAATGCCAACAATGTTAGCTATTTTAATAGTTACTTATGTTATCACAAAAAGCTTTTCTATTATTTTTACTCTATTAATAATTTTATTGTTTACATTTATTTCATACAAAATATTAAAACCTAAAAAGGTAAAAGCTGATGTTTGA
- a CDS encoding AEC family transporter gives MFSVLPIYFFIFLGFIAKKRFTTQIDDKTLVLLSLYFFQPILIVWGLTKTPINYEFVMSPIFYVVVVFITLSFLIFFSKILFTSRTDESIYLGTALIGNTGNLGIPLGIALFGVESVPYTSIINIANVFFMYTISVYFFAREQFSLKQAIISIFKIPAIWFAAFALFLNYYQIPINEHITTALDMGAYTSLTIQLFIFGVYLYNVKIKTIPWKLSLHISFAKHILLPVIGIFVIVLFSDFNSFVASILIMELMMPLAVNNVNFAVLYNCKPFDVAATILISSIVFVLFLYFYIEIINYFIK, from the coding sequence ATATTTTCTGTTTTACCTATTTATTTTTTTATTTTTTTAGGTTTTATCGCAAAAAAAAGATTTACAACTCAAATTGATGATAAAACATTAGTTTTATTGTCTTTATATTTTTTTCAACCAATTTTAATTGTTTGGGGATTGACAAAAACTCCTATAAATTATGAGTTTGTTATGTCTCCAATTTTCTATGTTGTTGTAGTTTTTATTACTTTATCTTTTTTAATATTTTTTAGCAAAATTTTATTTACTTCAAGAACAGATGAATCAATTTATTTAGGTACTGCACTTATTGGAAATACAGGAAATCTTGGAATTCCTCTTGGAATTGCACTTTTTGGTGTAGAATCTGTTCCTTATACAAGTATAATAAATATCGCAAATGTATTTTTTATGTATACAATTTCAGTATATTTTTTTGCAAGAGAACAATTCTCTTTAAAACAAGCAATTATTTCAATATTTAAAATACCTGCTATTTGGTTTGCCGCTTTTGCTTTATTTTTAAACTATTATCAAATACCAATAAATGAACATATTACAACTGCTTTAGATATGGGAGCATACACTTCTTTAACTATTCAACTTTTTATATTTGGTGTTTATCTTTATAATGTAAAAATTAAAACAATTCCTTGGAAATTATCTTTACATATAAGTTTTGCTAAACATATTTTATTACCAGTAATTGGTATTTTTGTAATTGTATTGTTTAGTGATTTTAACTCATTTGTTGCTTCAATTTTAATAATGGAATTGATGATGCCATTAGCTGTAAACAATGTAAATTTTGCAGTTTTATATAATTGTAAACCTTTTGATGTTGCTGCAACTATTTTAATATCTTCAATTGTATTTGTTTTATTTTTGTATTTCTATATTGAAATTATAAATTATTTTATAAAGTAG